One Pecten maximus chromosome 7, xPecMax1.1, whole genome shotgun sequence genomic window carries:
- the LOC117330785 gene encoding dentin sialophosphoprotein-like, producing the protein MKSAFLIPIAVVVCISFFDDVQSSAIGQRTIADVAAGETKDASLKVLPENRERRQVLNGKRKRRQVAISESIESSESIESSESPESADSSSAASSESLESSMSDESSSAVSDEKRKRRHASSSDSSESTEISAESTESNESR; encoded by the exons ATGAAGTCGGCATTCCTCATTCCAATTGCCGTTGTGGTATGCATTTCGTTTTTCGACGACGTCCAGTCATCTGCGATTGGACAGAGAACAATC GCGGACGTTGCCGCGGGAGAGACAAAGGATGCGTCATTGAAAG tgTTGCCTGAAAACAGGGAACGAAGACAAG tgTTGAATGGAAAGAGGAAACGAAGACAAG tggCGATCAGTGAGAGCATTGAGAGCAGTGAGAGCATTGAGAGCAGTGAGAGCCCTGAGAGCGCTGATAGCAGTTCCGCAG cgAGCAGTGAGAGCCTTGAGAGCTCTATGAGCGACGAGAGCAGTTCCGCAG tgtcGGATGAAAAGAGGAAACGAAGACACG CTTCGAGCAGCGACAGCTCTGAGAGTACCGAAATTTCCGCAG AGTCAACTGAAAGTAATGAGAGCCGATAG